In Aciduliprofundum sp. MAR08-339, a single window of DNA contains:
- a CDS encoding YunC family protein has product MVDVEISRISVAGKEFLGVKVDLQNAPLLLLKGEKGFAMCGYLNPQTAEKLGDVAVMVSGVKNFDDMLNAPIKWVSSKAKDLSIKTGAILKDELKNL; this is encoded by the coding sequence ATGGTCGATGTTGAGATCTCAAGGATAAGCGTTGCAGGTAAGGAATTCCTTGGAGTTAAGGTGGATCTGCAGAATGCTCCGCTCCTTTTGCTCAAGGGAGAAAAGGGCTTTGCCATGTGCGGATATCTAAATCCCCAAACGGCAGAAAAACTGGGAGATGTGGCCGTCATGGTTTCTGGGGTAAAAAATTTTGATGACATGCTCAATGCTCCCATAAAATGGGTATCATCCAAGGCCAAGGATTTGAGCATAAAAACTGGAGCTATTCTAAAGGATGAGTTGAAGAATCTTTGA
- a CDS encoding MTH1187 family thiamine-binding protein produces the protein MIIAELTITPLGVGTSVSRYVRAAFEAIKNTGLNIQLTPMSTVVEASTLDEIFEAVKRGEEAMINEGALRIVIDIKIDHRLDKDATMESKKRAVLG, from the coding sequence ATGATCATCGCAGAATTGACCATAACTCCTCTGGGTGTTGGTACCAGTGTGTCGAGGTATGTGAGGGCTGCCTTTGAGGCAATAAAGAATACTGGCCTGAATATACAGTTAACACCCATGAGCACTGTTGTTGAGGCGAGTACCCTGGACGAGATTTTTGAGGCAGTCAAAAGGGGAGAGGAAGCCATGATCAATGAGGGTGCTCTTCGGATTGTCATAGATATCAAAATCGATCACCGCCTGGACAAGGATGCAACGATGGAGAGCAAGAAGAGAGCGGTGCTGGGATAG
- the scpB gene encoding SMC-Scp complex subunit ScpB codes for MDETMKIVEAILFSSDRPLRVGEIAKVTSLSSVEISKAMKKLRKEYEDRDGAIEIARIGNKYVMQLRSEYVEYGYAMGKKEMRDDVLKTLAIIAYYQPITQSKLREIIGTKVYAHIDELKKRGFVYGKRTGRTIVLRTTKRFNEYFGIDASKPQDIKKFFEEKMGGRE; via the coding sequence ATGGATGAAACCATGAAGATCGTTGAAGCCATCCTTTTTTCTTCCGACAGGCCTCTTAGAGTCGGTGAGATAGCAAAGGTTACCAGTTTGAGCAGCGTGGAAATTAGCAAGGCTATGAAAAAGTTGAGGAAAGAATACGAAGATAGAGATGGAGCCATTGAGATAGCCAGAATCGGAAATAAGTACGTTATGCAGTTGAGAAGCGAGTATGTGGAGTACGGCTACGCCATGGGAAAAAAAGAGATGCGCGATGACGTTCTCAAAACGCTGGCGATCATCGCCTACTACCAGCCCATAACACAGAGCAAACTCCGAGAGATAATTGGCACAAAGGTGTATGCCCACATTGATGAGCTGAAGAAGAGGGGATTCGTGTATGGAAAGAGAACTGGCAGGACCATTGTTCTTCGCACCACAAAACGCTTCAACGAGTACTTTGGAATCGATGCTTCCAAGCCTCAGGACATAAAGAAATTCTTCGAGGAGAAGATGGGGGGGCGAGAGTAA
- a CDS encoding aromatic amino acid transport family protein, giving the protein MSPSDPNTTRILLKRRRRKRKRNLMQILRKKRKIVTLRTSTIRVRKERITPGEGLAILIGTQIGAGVLGLPYAAAQVGLVMASVVLLAVMFLLLFTGLIILKFSVDMNGAQMSTIANRILGRAGGWVMYISIFIMSFGALLAYVAGMGNVISSLFNINDTIGGLIFWLFASFVIYKGLEASGKTELIMSYIMLILFIGVVIILIPHANLKNGIYTNLGGLFTITGVAIFSLGCHTVIPDVYRGLGSYEKSRKVVILAFLIPTLIYGVFMAVFLLVFGKSTPQIATQGLSQIYGYAGGLLGNIIPLLAITTSYIGIGLANQSNTKEFLKIKTPLAWAITTIPPLLIYLAGIRNFADVLAFAGDTGDMMSFIILPLLILLAAYIKKRRI; this is encoded by the coding sequence ATGAGCCCGTCAGACCCAAACACCACGAGAATCCTGCTGAAACGTCGCCGTAGAAAGAGAAAGAGGAATTTGATGCAGATACTTAGAAAAAAGAGGAAAATAGTGACCCTGAGAACCTCAACCATAAGGGTAAGAAAGGAGCGCATAACTCCCGGAGAGGGGTTGGCAATCCTGATAGGAACTCAAATCGGTGCGGGCGTACTTGGACTGCCCTATGCGGCTGCTCAGGTCGGACTCGTCATGGCCAGTGTGGTGCTCCTGGCAGTCATGTTTTTGCTTCTGTTCACAGGGCTCATAATTCTGAAATTCAGTGTAGATATGAACGGAGCACAGATGAGCACCATTGCAAATAGGATTCTGGGGCGTGCCGGTGGATGGGTGATGTACATAAGCATTTTCATAATGAGTTTTGGGGCCCTACTGGCTTATGTGGCAGGTATGGGCAATGTGATATCCAGTCTATTCAACATCAACGATACCATCGGAGGTTTGATATTCTGGCTCTTTGCATCCTTCGTGATATACAAGGGTTTGGAGGCAAGCGGAAAAACTGAATTGATAATGAGTTACATAATGCTCATACTTTTTATTGGCGTGGTCATCATACTCATACCCCATGCAAATCTGAAAAATGGCATATACACAAATCTAGGTGGTCTTTTCACTATCACCGGAGTGGCCATATTCTCTCTTGGATGCCATACAGTTATTCCAGATGTGTACAGGGGACTTGGAAGCTATGAAAAAAGCAGAAAAGTCGTGATACTGGCGTTTTTAATACCAACCCTGATTTACGGCGTGTTTATGGCCGTGTTCCTCCTGGTTTTCGGAAAGAGCACTCCTCAGATAGCAACCCAGGGTCTCTCACAGATATACGGGTACGCTGGAGGATTACTGGGAAACATTATACCGCTTCTGGCCATAACAACAAGTTATATCGGGATAGGTCTGGCAAATCAGAGCAATACAAAGGAATTTCTGAAGATTAAAACACCTCTGGCATGGGCAATAACCACCATACCCCCGCTTCTGATTTATCTGGCAGGCATAAGAAATTTCGCAGACGTGCTTGCATTTGCGGGAGATACTGGAGATATGATGTCTTTCATAATACTGCCCCTGCTTATACTACTGGCAGCGTACATCAAAAAAAGAAGGATATAA
- a CDS encoding Lrp/AsnC ligand binding domain-containing protein — MIEAYILLTLEVDKIGKVLKEIKKKIPEVKEANGVTGPYDAILRVEAKNLKKLTRDIVSKIYKIEGVIDTTTAIVIESDEED; from the coding sequence ATGATAGAGGCTTATATTCTATTGACCCTCGAGGTGGACAAGATAGGGAAGGTGCTAAAGGAGATAAAGAAAAAAATACCTGAGGTAAAGGAGGCAAACGGCGTGACGGGTCCCTACGATGCGATACTCCGCGTTGAGGCAAAGAACCTGAAAAAATTGACTAGAGATATCGTATCAAAGATCTACAAGATAGAGGGCGTGATAGATACAACAACTGCAATTGTTATAGAATCTGATGAAGAGGATTAA
- a CDS encoding THUMP domain-containing protein has product MNCYAIKAQIPKNANSYFNYLKSTLLRRCEEMNEECVIEIIDGRIILFTSAPPNILLKGVKGIKAHYPVRIFEDFDTLIHEIAVRLNNCGSFAIRSNRKVVEQEIGARIVDLKKIRVDLDAPECEILVEKRGKFYLLFL; this is encoded by the coding sequence ATGAATTGTTACGCCATAAAGGCCCAGATTCCGAAGAACGCAAATTCGTATTTCAATTACCTCAAGAGCACGCTGCTCAGAAGATGTGAGGAGATGAATGAGGAATGCGTTATTGAAATTATTGATGGACGCATAATTCTCTTTACCTCAGCCCCCCCGAATATTTTGCTCAAGGGAGTTAAGGGAATAAAGGCACATTATCCTGTAAGGATCTTTGAGGATTTTGATACCCTGATCCATGAAATTGCTGTGAGATTGAACAATTGTGGCAGTTTTGCAATTCGCTCAAATAGAAAGGTTGTGGAGCAGGAAATTGGGGCAAGAATTGTGGATTTAAAGAAAATAAGGGTAGATCTTGATGCTCCAGAATGCGAGATACTGGTGGAGAAGCGTGGAAAGTTCTATCTTCTATTTCTCTAA
- a CDS encoding right-handed parallel beta-helix repeat-containing protein translates to MSGEKKIGGIVVTLALLMIFSGLMTGFSMQQNKGTQFTGYGEKVTIKGFTYTSHAPIRINGDYDFTAANGVIGGSGTKEDPYIISGWDIDAHGAGDAIYIGNTTKYFVVRDCQLHNASSSSWPYFEGDGITLYNVKNGTIENNTIYNNGGGIYLEDSSNNTITSNTIYNNSQDGIYMWYSGSNRLYGNKLTNNGIFLDGDKSTFTTQDIPTNNTVNGKPVYYYKNANMHNATVPLNAGQVILGNVSWLRVENLKISKASVGIEVGYSSNITIASNTIYNNSQDGIDLESSSNNVLTNNIIYKNGNGIYLGPSSSITITNNTIYNNSRDGIYLCYSSSNTVTSNTIYNNSGAGIYLPDSSSNTLANNTIYNNPADGIYLWYSSSNTLANNTIYNNSDSIFLCCSSSNTITSNTIYNNPADGIYLEDSSKNVLTNNIIYKNWNGIYLDSSNSITITWSNTITSNTIYNNSEDGIRLWDSISNTLASNTIYNNDDGIYLYSSISNTLASNTIYNNDDGIYLVDSSNNVLTNNIIYKNGNGIYLDSSSSITITNNGIRSNYGYGVYIDSGSNNRIYSNTFAYNNGSNSTYNYSHIQACDDGSSNYWDTSKYGNYWLDWAENNDTNDENHDGIVDWPYRIDGSAGAKDYYPLKNRTVIMVPLPPQNLQAKAGDGYVNLTWSAPADNGGSAITEYRIYRNGTLIATVPASRLWYNDTNVTPGQTYIYYVTAVNSVGESDKSNEVQATPSGAVPEFSAMYAVTVVLLVALVILRRRRS, encoded by the coding sequence ATGAGTGGTGAGAAAAAGATCGGAGGGATAGTGGTCACATTGGCCCTTTTGATGATTTTCAGCGGACTTATGACAGGTTTTTCAATGCAACAAAACAAAGGGACACAATTTACAGGATATGGCGAGAAGGTCACCATTAAGGGATTCACATACACTTCTCATGCGCCCATAAGGATAAACGGCGATTATGATTTCACCGCGGCAAATGGCGTGATTGGAGGAAGCGGGACGAAGGAGGATCCTTACATCATTTCCGGCTGGGACATTGACGCACACGGCGCGGGAGATGCAATTTACATCGGGAACACGACCAAGTACTTCGTGGTGAGAGATTGCCAACTGCACAATGCTTCGTCTAGCTCCTGGCCTTACTTTGAAGGCGATGGAATCACGCTTTACAATGTGAAGAATGGAACAATTGAGAACAACACCATTTACAATAATGGGGGTGGCATCTACCTGGAGGATTCTAGCAACAACACGATCACCAGCAACACCATTTACAACAATTCACAGGATGGCATCTACATGTGGTATTCCGGCAGCAACAGGTTGTATGGAAACAAACTGACAAATAATGGAATATTTCTGGATGGAGATAAGAGTACATTCACCACGCAGGATATACCGACCAACAACACGGTGAACGGCAAGCCAGTGTACTACTACAAAAATGCGAACATGCACAACGCAACCGTGCCGTTGAATGCCGGGCAGGTGATTTTGGGCAATGTCTCATGGCTCAGAGTTGAAAATCTTAAGATAAGCAAAGCAAGCGTGGGCATAGAAGTTGGCTATTCCTCAAACATAACCATCGCCAGCAACACCATTTACAACAATTCACAGGATGGCATCGACCTAGAATCATCCAGCAACAATGTGCTCACCAACAATATCATCTACAAGAATGGGAATGGCATCTACCTGGGTCCTTCCAGCAGCATCACGATCACAAACAACACCATCTACAACAATTCACGGGATGGTATCTACCTGTGTTATTCCAGCAGCAACACGGTCACCAGTAACACCATTTACAACAATTCCGGGGCTGGCATCTACCTGCCGGATTCCAGCAGCAACACGCTCGCCAACAACACAATTTACAACAATCCCGCGGATGGCATCTACCTATGGTATTCCAGCAGCAACACGCTCGCCAACAACACAATTTACAACAATAGTGATAGCATCTTCCTGTGTTGTTCCAGCAGCAACACGATCACCAGCAACACAATTTACAACAATCCCGCGGATGGCATCTACCTAGAAGATTCCAGCAAAAATGTGCTCACCAACAATATCATCTACAAGAATTGGAATGGCATCTACCTGGATTCTTCCAACAGCATCACGATCACCTGGAGCAACACGATCACCAGCAACACAATTTACAACAACTCTGAGGATGGCATCCGCCTGTGGGATTCCATCAGCAACACGCTCGCCAGCAACACAATTTACAACAATGATGATGGCATCTACCTGTATTCTTCCATCAGCAACACGCTCGCCAGCAACACAATTTACAACAATGATGATGGCATCTACCTGGTGGATTCCAGCAACAATGTGCTCACCAACAATATCATCTACAAGAATGGGAATGGCATCTACCTGGATTCTTCCAGCAGCATCACGATCACAAACAACGGCATAAGGAGCAACTACGGTTATGGAGTTTACATTGATTCTGGGTCAAACAACAGGATATACAGCAACACCTTCGCATACAACAACGGCTCAAATTCCACATACAACTACTCGCACATTCAGGCCTGTGATGATGGAAGTAGCAATTACTGGGACACATCAAAATATGGCAACTACTGGCTCGACTGGGCGGAGAATAACGATACTAATGATGAGAATCACGACGGCATAGTGGACTGGCCCTACAGAATAGATGGCTCTGCGGGAGCGAAGGATTACTATCCGCTCAAGAACCGCACCGTTATAATGGTTCCTCTGCCTCCGCAGAACCTTCAAGCAAAAGCGGGAGATGGATATGTGAATCTCACCTGGAGCGCGCCTGCGGATAATGGTGGAAGTGCAATAACGGAATACAGAATATATCGCAACGGAACATTGATTGCCACTGTTCCTGCGTCTCGGCTGTGGTACAACGACACCAATGTGACGCCGGGGCAGACATACATCTACTATGTCACCGCCGTGAACTCCGTGGGCGAGAGTGATAAAAGCAACGAGGTGCAGGCAACGCCAAGCGGCGCGGTGCCAGAGTTCTCCGCGATGTACGCGGTGACGGTGGTTCTCCTCGTGGCACTCGTGATTTTGAGGAGAAGACGATCTTGA
- the purD gene encoding phosphoribosylamine--glycine ligase, translating to MSKVLLIGSGGREHAIARALTRGGAKIYAVMKHKNPGIARIAKDYVIGDHNSLSFVENLDWVKFRKVDFAFIGPEEPLIRGMADMLESHGIPVVGPRKDAAIIEGSKEFMRELMKKHRIDGIVDYFVFTDPKRVEEFLKDYHKEFVVKPVGVTGGKGVWVMGDHFQTKEEGIEYAKRVLEEGIGGEKKVIIEEKLVGEEFTLQVFTDGRNIRGMPLVQDFKRAYEGDRGPNTGGMGSYSMEDHLLPFMDDKDYARAMKILEDIIAAMRREGREYKGILYGQFMLTAEGPKVIEINCRFGDPEAMNVLSILESNLVDISWNIIEGKLNEKIEFKNKATVVKYVVPEGYGTSNVIKGSEIKVNEDRIEKEGALLYYASVDEKSGRIYTTTSRSLAVVGIGKDLHEAEHIAEGALKHITGRIYARHDIAKREMIERKIEKMRELRGY from the coding sequence ATGAGTAAGGTCCTTCTAATTGGCTCTGGAGGGAGGGAGCATGCCATAGCCAGAGCGCTCACAAGGGGAGGAGCAAAGATATACGCGGTGATGAAACACAAAAATCCGGGAATTGCGAGGATTGCAAAGGATTATGTGATAGGAGATCACAACAGCCTATCCTTTGTTGAGAACCTTGACTGGGTAAAGTTCAGGAAGGTTGATTTTGCCTTCATAGGACCGGAGGAGCCGTTAATAAGGGGCATGGCGGATATGCTGGAATCCCATGGCATACCCGTCGTTGGTCCAAGGAAGGATGCTGCGATAATAGAGGGTTCCAAGGAATTCATGCGAGAGCTTATGAAAAAGCACAGAATTGACGGCATTGTAGATTACTTTGTATTCACCGATCCAAAGAGGGTTGAAGAATTCTTGAAAGATTATCACAAGGAATTCGTCGTGAAGCCGGTTGGCGTGACGGGCGGAAAGGGAGTCTGGGTGATGGGCGATCATTTCCAAACGAAGGAAGAGGGCATTGAATACGCAAAAAGAGTGCTTGAAGAGGGCATAGGTGGGGAAAAGAAGGTGATAATAGAGGAAAAACTTGTGGGTGAAGAATTCACCCTGCAGGTATTCACTGATGGACGCAACATAAGAGGCATGCCCCTCGTGCAGGATTTCAAGCGAGCCTATGAGGGAGATAGGGGACCAAACACAGGCGGCATGGGCTCTTACAGTATGGAAGATCATCTGCTCCCATTCATGGACGATAAGGACTACGCTCGAGCCATGAAGATTCTTGAGGACATCATAGCGGCGATGCGGAGAGAGGGACGTGAATATAAAGGCATACTCTACGGTCAATTTATGCTGACGGCTGAGGGGCCAAAAGTCATAGAGATAAACTGCCGCTTCGGGGACCCTGAGGCAATGAACGTTCTATCCATTCTTGAGAGTAATCTGGTGGATATATCCTGGAACATCATAGAGGGGAAATTGAATGAAAAAATAGAGTTTAAAAACAAGGCCACAGTTGTGAAGTATGTGGTGCCAGAAGGATACGGTACCTCAAATGTGATCAAGGGTTCCGAGATCAAAGTAAATGAGGATAGGATAGAAAAGGAGGGAGCATTGCTCTATTATGCCTCCGTGGATGAGAAATCTGGAAGAATTTACACAACAACCTCTCGCTCTCTGGCAGTCGTAGGTATTGGAAAGGATCTGCATGAGGCTGAGCACATAGCCGAGGGAGCACTCAAGCACATAACAGGCAGGATTTACGCAAGGCACGACATTGCAAAGAGGGAAATGATAGAGAGAAAAATAGAGAAAATGAGAGAACTTCGCGGGTATTGA
- a CDS encoding ATP-binding protein translates to MMDVVGSIIKEYLERDENLMVRELKINEVEGKAITIVGVRRAGKTSFLLHHFRKLRDEGKNVIFFPFDDDRIYPPSLETIGTVIKVAKEIYPEGKLHFFFDEIQEVEGWERAVKRIVEREKHRVFLTGSSSRLLSREIATQLRGRTVSYEIFPFSFQEILRLNGLNMSKYYTEDEEAKIKSLLRNYLKWGGFPELWTKNYFEDKILREYVDVMLYRDLIERYGIRNLRAIKLFLKATISSFSKRISIRKLSSYIESEGIKVSRNTLHNYLEYSRDSYIIFPVRKYSRSLREVEQSKPKIYPIDSGIVRVFAHRTSEDFGRLMEWAVFMELRRKYIENKNIFYYVTSSGKEIDFLLNFENKKRIIEVTYEYDEMHIKKIFRAMEELKIKEGLLLTWDTSDIVERGEKKIKIIPLWRWLLENR, encoded by the coding sequence ATGATGGATGTCGTTGGCTCAATAATAAAGGAATATCTGGAGAGGGATGAAAATCTCATGGTGCGAGAGCTGAAGATAAATGAAGTTGAGGGGAAAGCCATAACGATAGTGGGTGTGAGAAGGGCTGGAAAGACTTCATTTCTTTTGCACCACTTCAGAAAGTTAAGAGATGAAGGGAAAAATGTAATATTTTTTCCATTTGATGATGACAGGATTTATCCTCCTTCCCTTGAAACCATTGGCACGGTGATTAAAGTTGCGAAGGAAATATATCCAGAGGGAAAATTGCATTTCTTCTTTGATGAGATTCAGGAGGTGGAGGGCTGGGAAAGGGCTGTAAAAAGAATCGTTGAGAGAGAAAAGCACAGAGTTTTTCTGACAGGTTCATCTTCACGATTGCTCAGCAGGGAAATAGCCACACAATTGAGAGGGAGAACAGTATCGTACGAGATATTTCCCTTTTCCTTTCAGGAAATACTTCGCTTAAATGGTCTGAATATGTCAAAGTATTACACAGAGGATGAAGAGGCGAAGATAAAATCTCTCCTCAGGAATTATCTGAAATGGGGAGGTTTTCCTGAACTCTGGACAAAAAATTATTTTGAAGATAAAATTTTGAGAGAATATGTGGATGTTATGCTGTACCGCGATTTGATAGAAAGATACGGGATAAGAAACCTCAGGGCAATAAAACTTTTTCTTAAAGCAACAATATCCTCCTTTTCCAAGAGGATTTCAATAAGAAAACTTTCCAGTTATATAGAAAGCGAAGGCATAAAGGTAAGCAGGAATACTCTGCACAATTATCTGGAATATTCCAGAGATTCGTACATTATCTTCCCTGTTAGAAAATACTCCAGATCCCTCCGGGAGGTTGAGCAAAGCAAACCTAAAATTTATCCTATTGATAGCGGAATAGTTAGAGTATTTGCTCACAGAACATCTGAAGATTTTGGAAGGCTCATGGAATGGGCAGTTTTTATGGAATTACGGAGGAAATACATTGAAAACAAAAACATATTTTATTATGTGACTTCCAGCGGGAAAGAGATTGATTTTCTTTTGAATTTTGAGAATAAAAAAAGGATCATAGAAGTGACTTACGAGTACGATGAGATGCATATAAAGAAGATATTTAGGGCTATGGAAGAGCTGAAAATAAAGGAAGGATTGTTGCTTACCTGGGACACAAGCGATATCGTGGAAAGAGGTGAGAAAAAAATAAAAATAATACCACTGTGGAGATGGCTCTTGGAAAATAGATGA
- a CDS encoding DMT family transporter, giving the protein MGKVKYGFANTQLLRWELVELHIAVFLFGFAGLFGKMISLPAMLIVLGRVLFASVFLLLLLLYRGESLRIEGDAKIFLPVLGILLALHWSAFFYSIQISTVAIGLLTYSTFPIFTAIIEPMVFRERIRAEKVILSFIAFSGVALIIPSFNLSNQYTQGALWGLLSGFAFSLLTTVNRKYVKEHSSLKLAFYQDSFASIFLLPFIFISPFKLSTLDFLYLAVLGVIFTGLAHTLFIHSLGAVRANTASIIATLESLYGIILAFIVLGEVPTARTIFGGAIILGVCLYVSRFGKI; this is encoded by the coding sequence ATGGGAAAGGTGAAATATGGGTTTGCAAATACTCAATTATTGAGATGGGAACTTGTAGAGCTGCACATTGCCGTTTTCCTGTTCGGGTTTGCAGGTTTATTCGGAAAGATGATCTCTTTGCCGGCAATGCTCATTGTCCTTGGTAGAGTTCTCTTTGCCTCCGTGTTTCTCCTCCTACTTCTTCTGTACAGGGGAGAGAGTTTGAGAATTGAGGGCGATGCTAAAATTTTTCTACCGGTTCTTGGTATACTTCTCGCACTGCACTGGAGTGCATTCTTTTACTCAATTCAGATTTCCACAGTGGCTATAGGTCTCTTGACCTATTCCACATTTCCAATCTTCACAGCAATAATTGAGCCTATGGTGTTCAGGGAGAGAATCCGTGCAGAGAAGGTAATTCTTTCATTTATTGCATTTTCAGGGGTTGCCCTGATCATCCCATCGTTCAATCTATCCAACCAGTATACTCAGGGAGCTCTCTGGGGCCTTTTATCTGGATTTGCTTTCTCCCTCCTCACAACAGTGAACAGGAAGTATGTGAAAGAGCATTCCAGTTTGAAACTTGCATTTTATCAGGATTCCTTTGCATCCATTTTCCTTCTTCCATTCATTTTCATTTCTCCCTTTAAATTATCCACCCTTGATTTCCTTTATCTCGCTGTGCTCGGTGTGATTTTTACAGGACTGGCTCACACGCTGTTCATTCATTCCCTTGGGGCGGTAAGGGCAAACACTGCGAGTATAATAGCCACACTTGAATCGCTCTACGGAATAATCCTTGCATTCATCGTCCTGGGCGAGGTTCCAACAGCCCGTACAATATTTGGAGGGGCCATCATTCTGGGTGTTTGCCTATACGTATCCAGATTTGGCAAGATTTAA
- a CDS encoding 2,3-bisphosphoglycerate-independent phosphoglycerate mutase, protein MERRKALLIILDGLGDRAIKELGYKTPLQFAETPHLDKIARMSVVGLMDPIAPGIRAGSDTSHLNLLGYDPYEVYTGRGPFEAAGLDMDVEPGDVAFRCNFATVDDELVVRDRRAGRIKEGTHELAEALNGMKIEDVEFFVKEGVEHRAALIMRGPRLNPNIGDVDPHEVGRKIHRANALVPEAEKTARLLNEFVMRAHEILKEHPVNKERERMGLKPANILLPRGAGMAPHLENFHEKWGMRGACVVGTPLIRGICKIAGMDPIDSPKFTGSYDTDMEGKIRYAIEALEKRNYDFVLVNIKAPDIAGHDMEPRKKVEVIERIDGAMEYLLNILPEDIVVAVTADHSTPCSVGDHSGDPVPIMLYAPDSRAEGTAFNEVDCARGSLRIKGSDLMKIILNLTNRAEKFGA, encoded by the coding sequence ATGGAAAGGAGAAAAGCCCTTCTCATAATTCTCGATGGTCTCGGAGATCGAGCCATAAAGGAACTGGGATACAAAACTCCCTTGCAATTTGCAGAAACACCTCATCTTGACAAGATTGCGAGGATGAGTGTTGTTGGGCTTATGGATCCCATTGCCCCCGGTATAAGGGCTGGAAGCGACACATCGCATCTGAACCTCCTGGGCTACGATCCATACGAGGTTTACACCGGTCGCGGTCCATTTGAGGCCGCAGGTCTGGATATGGATGTGGAGCCAGGAGATGTTGCATTTCGCTGCAACTTCGCAACGGTGGATGATGAACTTGTTGTGAGGGATAGGCGTGCTGGAAGGATAAAGGAGGGAACGCATGAACTTGCAGAGGCCCTGAACGGTATGAAAATTGAGGATGTTGAATTCTTTGTCAAGGAGGGAGTGGAGCATCGTGCCGCTCTTATTATGCGCGGTCCTAGATTGAATCCTAATATTGGAGATGTGGATCCCCATGAGGTTGGGAGAAAAATCCATAGGGCAAATGCACTTGTTCCAGAGGCAGAAAAAACTGCCAGGTTACTAAATGAATTCGTTATGCGTGCCCATGAAATTTTGAAGGAGCATCCAGTTAATAAGGAGAGGGAGAGAATGGGGTTGAAACCTGCAAATATCCTTTTGCCTCGGGGGGCAGGTATGGCTCCACACCTTGAAAATTTCCACGAAAAATGGGGGATGCGGGGTGCCTGCGTCGTTGGCACGCCATTGATCCGTGGCATATGTAAGATTGCCGGAATGGACCCCATAGATTCTCCAAAATTCACGGGATCATACGACACAGATATGGAGGGAAAGATAAGATATGCCATTGAGGCTTTGGAGAAAAGAAATTACGATTTTGTGCTCGTTAACATAAAGGCACCGGACATAGCGGGGCACGATATGGAGCCGAGAAAGAAGGTTGAGGTGATAGAGCGCATTGATGGGGCCATGGAATATCTGCTCAATATACTTCCAGAGGACATTGTGGTTGCGGTAACGGCGGATCACAGCACACCTTGCAGTGTGGGAGATCACAGCGGAGATCCTGTGCCCATAATGCTATACGCTCCAGATTCAAGGGCTGAAGGCACAGCATTCAACGAGGTTGATTGTGCAAGAGGCTCTCTGCGCATAAAGGGCTCTGACCTTATGAAAATAATACTTAACCTAACAAACAGGGCTGAGAAGTTCGGAGCGTGA